GGTCGGCGGCAACACCGAGGTGAGCCAGCGGCTGACCGACACGCTGCTGAAGGCGCTGAAGCTGGTCGCCTGCAGCCAGGGGACGATGAACAACGTGCTGTGGGGCACGGAGCGCTTCGGGTACTACGAGACTGTGTGCGGCGGGGCGGGTGCGGGGACGGGGTGGGACGGCGCGGGGCCGGTGCACACGCACATGACCAACACCCGCATCACCGACGCCGAGGTGGTGGAGCACCGCTACCCCGTGCGCATCGAGCGCTTCGGGGTGCGCGCGGGCTCCGGCGGCGCGGGCCGCCACCGCGGCGGCGACGGCGCCGTGCGCGAGACGGTGTTCCTGCAGCCCGCCTCGCTCTCCATCCTGGCCCAGCACCGCGCGGAGGGGCCCTACGGCGTGGACGGCGGCCAACCCGGCGCCCCCGGCCGCCAGCACGTGCTCCGCGCGAACGGCGAGCGGGTCGAGCTCGCCTCGGTAGACGGATGCGAGGTGGCCGCAGGCGACACGTTGGTCCTGGAAACGCCCGGCGGTGGCGGCTGGGGAGCGGCGGAGGATTGATGCAACCGGCGGAGGGTTGTGTGCGGACGAGAATGTCTCCATAGTCCGATGGACCTTGGCCGTGAGGATCGCGATGGCTGGAGAACCTGCGTTCAAGCTCGATGACGCCGACGGATTTACCGTGCACGTTCCGAAGGGTCTGGACCGCGACAGCGTTTCGCGGTTCCTCGACTACCTCGTGCTGGAGCGCGCGCGTCTCGAGAGCGAGCTGACCGAAGAAGACGCCGCGGAGATCGCAAACGAAATCGACCGCGCGGTGTGGGAGCAGATTCGGTCGAGCTATGAGGGGGCTTGAGGGTGTCCGCGGCCGCACGGGTGGTCGTGGACACCAACATCTTTTTCTCTGCGCTGATCAGGCCGGACTCGCGCTTCGCACGAACCCTGGTTTCGCCTGCATACGAGTTTTCACGCGGCTGACCTCGTCGTCGTGGAGCTCTTCAAGCACAAGGAGCGAATACTCGCGGCCTCTCGGCTTTCACAGCGCCGCCTGACCGAGGTCTTCCAGACCTACCTGCACCTCACGCACCTCCATAACGTCGTGCTGCTTCCGCCGGAGCACCGGCGGGAGGCACTCAGGCTCTGCACCGGCATCGATGAAAGTGACGCCGGGCACGTTGCGCTCGCGTTGTCGCTGGATGCGCCGTTGTGGACGGGTGATCTGGCGCTGCGCCGTGGACTGGAAGAGCGCGGGTTTACCCGGTTCTTCTCTCCACCCCCTCCGGCTGAATGATGCACCCTCGACCAATTTCAATCCTGACCCCGCTGGATTCCCATCACTGACAAATACGGGTGTGTGCCGAGACCTGTTGGCACGCCCGTTTTGCATGAGCCCCACTGAGCCTCGCGGCATCTGACGGCGCATGCCGCTCCGCCGAACAAACAGGTTGTCCCACGGGACATTCCGTGGTTGATCCGGGCCAGGCGTTCGGGCATCGTTGACCCGGCCACACGCGCCGAAGCGCTCGTGCGGCAGTGTCCCCGATCTCCCATTCTCAAGGAGAAGCGCCATGCCCGGGAAGAAGATCAAGCTGCAGCTGGACGACCTCAACGTGAAGACGTTCGATCCGGTCGTCGACCTCAAGGCGGCGCTGGGGACCGTGCACGGCAACGAGGAGATGCCGCCCTCGTACGACCTCTGCACGTGGGCGTCGTACTGCCCCTCCCGCTGCGGGTTCACCAGCTGCTGCTAGCGTCGCGGCCGCGCTCGAGCCGCGCCGACGCGAAAACCAGCAGGGGGACAGCCAATCGGCCGTCCCCCTGCTGCGTGAGGGGCTGGGAAGAAGCCGGTGAGCCACGAGCGCGCCCCGCTTCCGTCATCCTCCTGCGTTGCTGCCTCTCGCCCGCTACCGCGCCGGATATTCCAGCTCCTCGCGCGTCCAGATCTCGCCGCCGCGGGCGACCAGGCGGACGCGGCGGAGGTTGGCCACGGCGGCCAGCGGGTCGGCGTCGAGCACGACCAGGTCGGCCAGCTTCCCCGGCTCCAGCGTGCCGATGTCGGTGCGCCCCATCGCCCGCGCGGCGGTGCGCGTGGAGGCGACCAGCACCTCCATCGGCGTCATCCCCGCCTCGGCCATCGCGTCCATCTCGCGGAACACCGACGCGCCGTGCAGCGTCAGCGGGTTCCCCGCGTCCGTGCCCATGGCGATGGGGATGCCGGCGTCGCGCACGCGGCGCAGGTTGGCGTACATCACCTGGCGCTGCGCGGCGATGCGCTGGCGGATGGCGGCCACGCGCGCCTCGGGCATCCCCGCCGCGGCCGAGTCGGTGAGCGCCGCCTTGTGGCGCGTGTCGGGGTCCACGCACTCCATCGGCACCCCCACCGCGTCGAAGTGCCGCGCGTACAGCATCACGTATCCGTCCGTCACGGTGAGCGTGGGCGTGTACGTCGCCCCCGCCTGCCGGGCCAGGGCGATGAACTCGTCGTCCACCGGCCGGTCGTCCACCGAGTGCACCAGCAGCCGGGCGCCGGCGCGCAGCGCGTCCTTCGCCTGCCACAGGTCGGTGGCGTGCACGATCAGCGGGATCCCCCCGCGTCGCGCCTCGGCCGCGGCGATGCGCAGGCGCGCCTTGAACTGCGTGGTGTCGGGCGACGGGGGGCCGGCGAGATACCAGATCTTGATGGCGTCGCTGCGGTTGTGCACCATCATCCGCGCGCCCGCCAGCGTGGCCGAGTCGCTCCCCATGAACACGAACTGGCGCGCCGCCGGCACGTTCACCCAGTGGTCGATGGTGGAGAGCAGCGGCCCCGCGGCGGCCACGTGCGGAGCCGCGCTGCTTGCCTCGGCCCGCGCGCGCAGCGCCCACGTCCACGGGTAGCCGCCCACGTCGAAGGTCGCGGTCACGCCGGAGCACAGGTAGCTCCGGAAGAAGCGCTCGGGGTGCTGCTCCAGCACCGCCACCGTGCTGTCGTACGGGAACCGCGCGCGCACGTCCATCGCGTCGGGGCGCCCGTCCGCCCACCCCGTCTGCGAGTAGTGCACGTGCGCGTCGACGAGACCGGGGACGATCCACTTCCCCCGCGCGTCGATCGTCTCGACGTCCGGCGCGACCGTGCACGCGCCCACGCACTCGATCTTCCCGCCGCGCATCACCACCGTCGCGTCGGTCCGCGGCGGCGCGCCGGTGCCGTCCACCACCGTGGCGTGGGTCAGCGCGAACGCGGGCACCGGCTGGTTCCCCGGCGAGGCGAACGCGGTGCTCACCGCCACCTTCCAGCTCCCGTCCGGCTGGCGCACGATCACCCGCTCGCTCACCCCGCGCGAGGTGGAGCCCTGCGTCACGCGGTAGCGGTAGGTGCCGTAGACCACGCCGGGGGCGACGGGAACGACCTCGAAGTGCGTGGCCACCAGCGTGTCCGGCCAGGTGGTGTCGCGCTCGGCGGCCAGCGGCTCGTAGCCGTAGGTCGCGCCGCCGGGGCCCACGCGGACCAGACGCGGGCTCTGCAGGTAGTGGCGCAGGTACGCCGCCCGGTCGCGCTGGTGGATCGCCGCGATGTTGCCGCGGAAGGCGGCCAGCGCCTGCGCCGAGTCCGCCGCGCGCTCGGCCGCGGTCCAGGTGCGCGCTTGGGCGCCGAGGTCCGCCGCCGCCAGCGTGAGCAGCGCGGCCGTCAGGGCGATGCGTCTCATCGGGAGATGCCGTTCAGGGGAGTGGGAGATGGGAAGATCGGGAGAAGACTACGCCCGCCGCCGGCCCCCTGCAATCCGCGCTCGATTCCGGGGTTCGGCCTTGCATCCCCCCCAACCTCGCCACGATCCTTCCGCCCACGCGTCGGTGCCGCCGAATGCGCCGGAATGATGTCCGCGAAGGCGCCGCGAAGGCGGACTGCGTGCCGTTGTAGCCGCGAGTTTTTCAGTCGCCCTTGGGATCCAAGGGGGCGATACGCAAAAGCAGAGGCGAGACGGAATCCCCCGTCTCGCCTCTTGTTTTCCCTGTCCCCTGTAACCTGTCCCCCGGGTCAGTCCGGAATCGCGTCCGCCACGATGAAGTTCAGCGGATCGACCTGCTTGCCGTCGATCTCCACCTCGTAGTGCAGGTGCGGGCCCGAGACCAGGCCGGTGGCGCCGACCAGCGCGATCAGGTCGCCGCGCTTCACCTCCTGGCCGGTGTGCACCAGCAGGCGGCTGGCGTGCGCGAAGCGCGTCACGTAGCCGTAGCCGTGGTCGATCTCCACCATGTTGCCGTAGCCGTTCCCCCTGTTCCCCGCGAAGCGCACCACGCCGTGCGCCGGGGCCATGATCGGCTCGCCCACCCGCGCGGCGATGTCGATCCCCTTGTGCGGGCGGGTGATGTGCAGGACGGGATGGTAGCGGCCGGGGCTGAACAGCGAGGAAAGCGGCCCGCGCGCGGGGGCGATGGTGGGGGTGCTGGCCAGGCGGTCGCGGTTGCGCTGCAGCGCGGTGAGCGCCTGGTCCATGCTGGTGCGCAGCTGGCTGGCCCGGCGCGTCAGCGCGTCCAGCGTGGTCGACGCGTCGCTGATGCGGCCGCCCACCTCGGGGTTCAGGTGCATCAGCGCCTGCTCGGCCACGCTGCGCGTGGTCCCCGTCCGCGGGTCGGACGTGAGCGCGTTCAGCCCGCTCATCACCCGGTACTGCTCGTCCTTCTGGCCCAGCGTCTCGATGGACCGGTTCAGCTGGTCCATCTCCTGGCGCATCTGGTTCACCTCGGCCGCCAGCAGCTCGTTCTCGCGGCGCAGCGACCCGGCACGCACGTGCTGGCTCTGCTTGACGAAGAAGGCGACGGTGAAGGTGCCCAGGAGGAAGACCACGAGGAGGATGGCCGACACGACGGCGCGCACGTCTTTCCACGCGACCTGGAAGGAGCGTACGCGCTCGTTGTCGTGCGGGACGAGCATGAGCGTCCAGCGGGATCCTGGCATCTCTCGTTGGGTGCTGCTGACGAGGCGCCGAGACGGCGTCCCCGATCTGTGTAAGTGATGCGGAGGTGCGATGATAAGCCCACTCCGCGGGGGAGTCAACCTTCGCGTTCCCCCCGGCCCGTGCGGAAGCGCCTCTCGGGCGGCGCGCAAGCCGTTGTGGATCGGCCTTTTGCGCCGCGGATGAGGGGCAGATGAAAGGGTGGCCGGAAGAAGCGTCCCCACACAGCCGCTCCTCCCGTCCACCCTTTCCCCCGCACGGCGTGTCCTCCGCGGCCACGCCGTGCTTCCTTCGCCGGGGAGAAAAGGCAACGACCGTTCCCCCGTCCGCCGACGCGCACAAGATGATGGGGGACAAGAAGATGGCGGGGGATGCGCATGCCCCGCGCGCCTCCCCCGCCGGTGCATCTTGCAGGATCCTTTGCGTCTCGCAATCTGATACTGCGATTCTTGCCGACTGCTACAAAGATGCGGCGCCCGCCATCATCCCCATCTCCGCGGACGCGACCTCGTGGTGGCGCACGAAGGGCTCCAGCGTGAGCAGAAGCTCGTAGTCGCGCGGATAGTAGCGGGCGCGCTCCGGGTCGTCGCCCGCGAAGGCGCGCACGTCGTCCATCCCGTCCCAGAAGGAGACGAAGACGAATTCCGCGCGCCCCTCCCGCTCGCCGCGCAGGATCACGACGCCGCGGTTGCCGGGGAGCGCGCGGCAGTCCTTCTCCCCCGTCTCGCGCAGGTACCGTTCGTATGCGTCCGCGTCTTCCGCGCGCGTCTCGCCGCGCCAGGTGCGTGCGATCATGGCTGTCTCGCTTTCCCGCGCGGGCGGCGCGCGGCTCGGGTGGATGCGGGCGCGGCGGGCGGACGGAGCGCCTCCGCCGGCCGCGGCTGCGCGCGGATGCCGGTGATGACGAGCACCACCGCGGCCACGATGGCCAGCGCCGCCAGCGCCATGCGCCCGGTCAGCGGCTCATGCAGGAAGACGGCGCCCAGCAGGACGGCGACCAGCGGGTTCACGTAGGCGAAGGAGAGCGCGCGGCTGGGCCCCTCCAACTCCACCAGCCAGCTGTAGGCGGTGAAGGCCACCACGCTGCCGAAGACGATCAGGTACAGCAGCGCCCCCGCGGCCACCGGCGTCACGTCGGAGAGCGCCCGGCGCGACGGCTCGCCCGCGATCGCGGAGGCGACCAGCAGGAGGACGCCGCCGCCCAGGAGCGGCATCCCCGCCGCGTACAATTGCGACTTCGGCTTGCGCGGTCCGGTGAAGTACAGCGTCCCCACTCCCCACGCGGCGGCGGAGACGACGAGCACGGCCGCGCCCAGCGGGTCGATGCCGCCCGCGCCCGTCCCCACCAGCAGCGCCACGCCGCCCAGCCCGATGCCCACCCCCGCCCACGCCCGCCACGTCGCGGCGATGACGCCCAGGAGCGAGCCGGCCAGCAGCACCCAGAAGTGCTCGGTGGCGATCATCAGCGCCGCCGGGCCGCTGGCCACGCGCTGCTCGGCCCAGAACAGGCCGCCGTGGCCGATCAGGAAGAACAGCACCCCGGTCGCCAGCGCCGCGGCGGCCTGCGGGCGGCGGGGGCGCTCGTCGCCCCGCGCGAGCGCCCAGCCGAGCAGGATGCCGCCCGCGACCACGGAGCGCACGCCGGCCAGCAGCAGCGGCGGAACGACCGCCACGGCGGTGCGGATGGCCAGGTAGGTCGATCCCCAGATGATCCACGTGGCCGCGTACGCGCCCAGCCGCAGCACGCCGAACGCGCGCACCCGCCGCGCGATCACCGGCACCCCGCGGCCGCACCGCCGAACAGCAGCTCGAGCGGGTGATGCACGCACGGCACCGCGACCCGCCGCGCGCGCTGGGAGCCGGTCGACGGGAAGATGCGGCGGAGCGGGAATCCGGCTTCCGGCGCGGGCGGGGTCAGCCCCGCCGCGGCGTACCACTTCCACCCCTCCACGTACCGCCGCCACAGCGCCGCCAGCGGAGACATCGGCCGCGCCGCCGGCCGCACGCGGACGGCGGTAACGGGGTGAAGCGCGGAGTGAAGGTCCTGCAGGACGATGTCGACTGCGTCGTCGGGATGCATCGTGTGCCTCCTCCTGCCCAGGTATCGTCAACCTTCAAAGTGACGTTTTGAAGGTTAGGAGATGATACCGCTGGACATCTAACCTGTCAAGAGCCATATTAGCGGTTAGTCACCCGATGCAGGATCGCGACCAATGGACGGAATCAACCCCTTCGCGGAGAAGGAGCTGGCGGGCGGGCACCTGGCGCTCGACTTCGCCAACACGCTGGGCCAGCACGAGCCCGAGCCGCTGAGCGAGTGGCTGCACGGCTACGACGACCTGGTGTGGTGGGGCCTCCGCGCGGGCGTCGTCACCAAGCCCGAGGCGGAGGCGCTGTTCGCCGCGGCCCGCGCGCGGCCGGGCGACGCGGAAAAGACGTTCGAGCGCGCCATCGCCTTCCGC
This portion of the Longimicrobium sp. genome encodes:
- a CDS encoding PIN domain-containing protein encodes the protein MHTSFHAADLVVVELFKHKERILAASRLSQRRLTEVFQTYLHLTHLHNVVLLPPEHRREALRLCTGIDESDAGHVALALSLDAPLWTGDLALRRGLEERGFTRFFSPPPPAE
- a CDS encoding amidohydrolase family protein — its product is MRRIALTAALLTLAAADLGAQARTWTAAERAADSAQALAAFRGNIAAIHQRDRAAYLRHYLQSPRLVRVGPGGATYGYEPLAAERDTTWPDTLVATHFEVVPVAPGVVYGTYRYRVTQGSTSRGVSERVIVRQPDGSWKVAVSTAFASPGNQPVPAFALTHATVVDGTGAPPRTDATVVMRGGKIECVGACTVAPDVETIDARGKWIVPGLVDAHVHYSQTGWADGRPDAMDVRARFPYDSTVAVLEQHPERFFRSYLCSGVTATFDVGGYPWTWALRARAEASSAAPHVAAAGPLLSTIDHWVNVPAARQFVFMGSDSATLAGARMMVHNRSDAIKIWYLAGPPSPDTTQFKARLRIAAAEARRGGIPLIVHATDLWQAKDALRAGARLLVHSVDDRPVDDEFIALARQAGATYTPTLTVTDGYVMLYARHFDAVGVPMECVDPDTRHKAALTDSAAAGMPEARVAAIRQRIAAQRQVMYANLRRVRDAGIPIAMGTDAGNPLTLHGASVFREMDAMAEAGMTPMEVLVASTRTAARAMGRTDIGTLEPGKLADLVVLDADPLAAVANLRRVRLVARGGEIWTREELEYPAR
- a CDS encoding M23 family metallopeptidase, with the translated sequence MPGSRWTLMLVPHDNERVRSFQVAWKDVRAVVSAILLVVFLLGTFTVAFFVKQSQHVRAGSLRRENELLAAEVNQMRQEMDQLNRSIETLGQKDEQYRVMSGLNALTSDPRTGTTRSVAEQALMHLNPEVGGRISDASTTLDALTRRASQLRTSMDQALTALQRNRDRLASTPTIAPARGPLSSLFSPGRYHPVLHITRPHKGIDIAARVGEPIMAPAHGVVRFAGNRGNGYGNMVEIDHGYGYVTRFAHASRLLVHTGQEVKRGDLIALVGATGLVSGPHLHYEVEIDGKQVDPLNFIVADAIPD
- a CDS encoding antibiotic biosynthesis monooxygenase family protein; amino-acid sequence: MIARTWRGETRAEDADAYERYLRETGEKDCRALPGNRGVVILRGEREGRAEFVFVSFWDGMDDVRAFAGDDPERARYYPRDYELLLTLEPFVRHHEVASAEMGMMAGAASL
- a CDS encoding EamA family transporter; protein product: MPVIARRVRAFGVLRLGAYAATWIIWGSTYLAIRTAVAVVPPLLLAGVRSVVAGGILLGWALARGDERPRRPQAAAALATGVLFFLIGHGGLFWAEQRVASGPAALMIATEHFWVLLAGSLLGVIAATWRAWAGVGIGLGGVALLVGTGAGGIDPLGAAVLVVSAAAWGVGTLYFTGPRKPKSQLYAAGMPLLGGGVLLLVASAIAGEPSRRALSDVTPVAAGALLYLIVFGSVVAFTAYSWLVELEGPSRALSFAYVNPLVAVLLGAVFLHEPLTGRMALAALAIVAAVVLVITGIRAQPRPAEALRPPAAPASTRAARRPRGKARQP